Proteins from a single region of Desertifilum tharense IPPAS B-1220:
- the ureG gene encoding urease accessory protein UreG: MSPLRVGIAGPVGSGKTALVDALCKAMRDRYSIAVVTNDIYTQEDAQFLVRSQALDRDRILGVETGGCPHTAIREDASINLVAIEQLEDRFQNLDLMFVESGGDNLAATFSPELVDITIYVIDVAAGDKIPRKGGPGITKSDLLVINKIDLAPMVGASLDVMDRDAQKMRGDRPFVFTNLKTQEGLSQVVDFIIRYI, translated from the coding sequence ATGAGTCCCCTTCGAGTTGGTATTGCAGGCCCTGTGGGTTCGGGAAAAACGGCGTTAGTCGATGCGTTGTGTAAGGCGATGCGCGATCGCTATTCGATTGCGGTGGTGACGAATGATATCTATACTCAGGAAGACGCTCAGTTTTTAGTGCGATCGCAAGCACTCGATCGCGATCGCATTTTAGGGGTAGAAACGGGAGGCTGTCCCCATACCGCTATCCGCGAGGATGCTTCTATTAATCTTGTCGCCATTGAGCAACTAGAAGACCGTTTCCAAAATTTAGATTTAATGTTTGTGGAAAGCGGTGGCGATAATTTAGCGGCTACTTTTAGTCCAGAATTAGTCGATATCACCATTTATGTAATTGATGTGGCGGCTGGCGATAAAATTCCCCGTAAAGGCGGCCCCGGAATTACGAAATCGGATCTACTGGTTATTAATAAAATCGACCTTGCGCCAATGGTAGGAGCCAGTTTAGACGTAATGGATCGCGATGCTCAAAAGATGCGTGGCGATCGCCCTTTTGTGTTTACCAATCTCAAAACGCAAGAAGGTTTATCGCAGGTCGTAGATTTCATAATTCGCTATATTTAG
- the coaE gene encoding dephospho-CoA kinase (Dephospho-CoA kinase (CoaE) performs the final step in coenzyme A biosynthesis.): MSKIVNQSRRIIGLTGGIATGKTTVANYLAQIHQLPVFDADIYAREAVTPDSPVLERLVQRYSQDILETEGSLNRAKLANIIFHDSNERQWVEQQIHPEVRSRFIQNIENAPKNAGLVLVIPLLFEAQMTDLVTEIWVVYCNFQQQLERLMQRNTLSLTEAKARIDAQMSIEQKCQQAQVILDNSTTIEALFQQIDSALVG, from the coding sequence ATGAGTAAAATCGTGAATCAATCTAGGCGAATTATTGGCTTAACTGGAGGAATTGCTACCGGGAAAACGACTGTAGCAAATTATTTAGCCCAGATCCATCAACTTCCTGTATTTGATGCGGATATTTATGCCAGAGAAGCGGTTACGCCTGATTCTCCAGTTTTAGAACGTCTGGTTCAGCGCTATAGTCAGGATATTTTAGAAACAGAGGGTAGCTTAAATCGAGCGAAGTTAGCGAATATTATCTTTCACGATTCTAATGAGCGTCAATGGGTCGAACAACAGATTCACCCCGAAGTGCGATCGCGCTTTATTCAAAATATTGAAAATGCTCCTAAAAATGCCGGTTTAGTGTTAGTCATTCCTTTATTATTTGAAGCTCAAATGACTGATTTAGTAACTGAAATTTGGGTTGTTTATTGCAATTTTCAACAACAATTAGAACGTTTAATGCAGCGAAACACCTTAAGCTTAACTGAAGCCAAAGCAAGAATTGACGCTCAAATGTCAATCGAACAAAAGTGCCAACAAGCCCAAGTTATTTTAGACAATTCAACCACAATCGAAGCTCTATTTCAACAAATTGATTCAGCTTTAGTCGGTTAG
- a CDS encoding TldD/PmbA family protein codes for MSSLLTDAKNLLSDLIKRYASQVDYLAIRLEEAEGTDILLRGDKVETLSEGISIGGQVRACYKGGWGMSSFNQLSTLAEQIEEAIAAARLVGDEETLLAPIEAIQDICQLPLTGTDPRQIPLAQKKQLCDRYAEILRSTDPRIATISVRYNDSSQRAILATSEGTLIEQSWVDLEMRFAATARNGSTVQTGRETTGSRKAYEDLTGLDTQVRSAAQRAVDALHLPAVKGDIYTIVIDPILTGLFVHEAFGHLSEADMVYENPDVLEVMTLGRRFGPPELQIFDGAAPSGHRGSYFYDDEGTPATTTQLIKDGVLVGRLHSRETAGKLGEVPTGNARCLNYHYPPLVRMTNTWIERGQTPVEDLFSEIKEGVYARNWLGGMTNGEMFTFSAGEAWMIRNGKIAEPVRDVTLSGNVFTTLADIEGIGDDFYWDESGGCGKGGQSGLAVGCGGPSLRIKNVVVGGEAGE; via the coding sequence ATGTCTAGCTTACTGACGGATGCCAAAAATCTTTTATCGGATTTAATTAAGCGCTATGCTTCCCAAGTCGATTACTTAGCCATTCGGTTAGAAGAAGCAGAAGGAACCGATATTTTATTGCGCGGCGATAAAGTCGAAACCCTTTCAGAAGGAATTTCCATCGGCGGACAAGTCCGGGCGTGCTATAAAGGCGGTTGGGGGATGAGTAGCTTCAATCAACTGTCTACCCTAGCAGAACAGATCGAAGAAGCGATCGCCGCCGCCCGGTTAGTCGGGGACGAAGAAACCCTGCTTGCGCCCATCGAAGCGATCCAAGATATCTGTCAGCTTCCCTTAACCGGAACCGATCCGCGTCAAATTCCCCTCGCACAGAAAAAACAATTGTGCGATCGCTATGCCGAAATTCTCCGCAGCACCGATCCGCGCATTGCCACCATTTCAGTCCGCTATAACGATAGCTCCCAACGCGCCATCCTCGCCACCTCAGAAGGCACCCTAATTGAGCAATCTTGGGTCGATCTCGAAATGCGGTTTGCTGCCACCGCCCGCAACGGTTCCACCGTCCAAACCGGACGAGAAACCACCGGATCGCGCAAAGCCTACGAAGACCTCACAGGACTCGATACCCAAGTCCGCAGCGCCGCCCAACGCGCAGTTGATGCCCTGCACCTCCCCGCCGTTAAAGGCGATATTTATACCATCGTCATCGATCCCATCTTGACCGGGTTATTCGTTCACGAAGCCTTTGGCCATCTTTCCGAAGCCGATATGGTCTACGAAAATCCCGATGTCCTAGAAGTCATGACCCTTGGACGACGGTTTGGCCCGCCAGAGTTACAAATCTTTGACGGCGCTGCCCCTTCTGGCCACCGAGGCAGCTATTTTTATGATGATGAAGGCACGCCCGCCACAACCACGCAACTGATTAAAGATGGCGTCTTAGTCGGGCGCTTGCACTCGCGAGAAACCGCCGGAAAACTCGGAGAAGTACCCACCGGAAATGCTCGATGTCTGAATTATCACTATCCGCCCCTAGTTCGCATGACCAACACTTGGATCGAACGCGGACAAACCCCCGTAGAAGATTTATTCAGCGAGATTAAAGAAGGCGTCTATGCTCGCAACTGGTTAGGCGGAATGACCAACGGCGAGATGTTCACCTTTAGCGCTGGGGAAGCTTGGATGATTCGCAATGGTAAAATTGCCGAACCCGTGCGCGATGTCACCCTCTCTGGCAACGTGTTCACCACCCTGGCGGATATCGAAGGCATTGGCGATGATTTCTACTGGGATGAGTCCGGCGGTTGCGGAAAAGGCGGCCAAAGCGGTTTAGCCGTCGGTTGCGGCGGCCCCAGTTTGCGGATAAAAAATGTCGTGGTTGGGGGCGAAGCTGGGGAATAG
- a CDS encoding CHAT domain-containing protein: MKSAYRKNTETPAGASLWMALSQFAPCDFWNRLAKQTAKFGALPVVACLISPQAYAQIIPAHDGTGTINRQQGDRFEITGGRRSSDRSNLFHSFTQFNLDRNQSALFLSPPDVRNILGRINGGDPSIINGLIQVTGSPANLYLMNPAGLIFGPNAQLNVPGSFTATTAHQISFGNLQGFTATGVNSYANLVGNPTAFHFNALPTGTIINQGNLAVSPGQNLSFIGGTIVSTGNLSAPQGEINLIAVPGENVVRISQKDHILSLEIPLPSDPNSIAPLSLPQLLTGGHLGNHATKFSLTPNGEVQLTGSGILIERGDVIVSRSSVAAQTAHFLASNHLKLSESHIQTTGNLTLFANQVIQIRDGLERSFLANAGGNLILQGNQMIDILALNHLQTPFVSGGNLRLISGGIISGDAQFQAGGNFELLNLTGEGGEFISLFDPIIRSNGDVIFGDYTGVSLKIESQGSITGGNITITAPDAAVPSNDPDSALLQSEKAIILRAGVAALSDVPNLPPEQASGNTTFIPGIQASSPGRIVVNNLNTSGTTNGLANGGPIILSAPGDILINNINSGSNVGNGGSIFVESTNGSLQISGLINSSSQTGQGGSVTLRALGDIDISAINAQSGSAGTGNNSIQISTPGLLRASGTFLDRNGFNVSLSTAGGDTGGNIRIEHGGGERQIPFTVGDPQLNGTAGAIATSPENAILPLASFLESYFQSNIQILTTSLPPTPPTPPTPPTPPTPPTPPTPPTPPTPPPPPTPPTPPTPPTPPTPPTPPTPPTPPTPPPPPTPPTPPPPPTPPTPPTPPTPPTPPTPPTPPTPPTPPTQVQQRLSRELQTLIQDSDRQPLTLSEIDRPILLELLRNEIRRSLADGDIARAIIQIETLYTQELNQYFNQTFGIEIESLEQLQNVLSSIASELGIQPAIIYVFSTEEQLNLLLLAPTGSPVYVSVPEATREAVLSQIQELNLEITNPRKRRTTSYLPSAQQLHQWIIQPLEAELAARGIDTLVFSMDAGLRSLPVAALHDGEQFLIEKYSHSLVPSLNLVDTRYSSVQNAQVLAMGASEFQEQSPLPAVPVEVKTIATNLWQGQAFLNQQFTLANLQRQRQQQPFGIVHLATHGEFQPGEPSNSYIQLWDTRLGLDQLRELGWDNPPLDLLVLSACRMALGDRNAELGFAGFAVQAGVKTAIASLWYVSDEGTLGLMTEFYQQLKTAPIKSEALRRAQLALLRGDVRLESAQVVGLSSGANLPLPPESGTLSDRNLSHPYYWAAFTMIGSPW, from the coding sequence ATGAAATCAGCTTACCGTAAAAATACTGAGACTCCTGCGGGTGCATCGCTTTGGATGGCTTTATCCCAATTCGCGCCTTGCGACTTTTGGAACCGCCTAGCCAAACAGACGGCTAAATTCGGGGCTTTACCCGTTGTGGCTTGTCTAATCTCACCTCAAGCCTACGCCCAGATTATTCCAGCCCATGATGGCACGGGGACGATTAATCGGCAACAGGGCGATCGCTTTGAGATTACCGGAGGGAGGCGTTCTAGCGATCGCAGCAACCTTTTCCATAGTTTTACCCAATTTAATCTCGATCGCAATCAAAGCGCGTTGTTTTTATCCCCCCCAGACGTTCGCAATATTCTAGGGCGAATTAATGGGGGAGATCCTTCTATTATTAATGGTTTAATTCAAGTCACGGGAAGCCCAGCCAATCTCTATTTAATGAATCCCGCAGGGCTGATTTTTGGTCCAAATGCTCAACTGAATGTTCCCGGTTCTTTTACCGCAACAACGGCGCATCAAATCAGCTTTGGCAATCTCCAAGGGTTTACCGCAACGGGCGTTAATTCCTATGCCAATCTGGTTGGCAATCCTACCGCTTTTCATTTTAACGCATTGCCCACCGGAACCATTATTAATCAGGGAAATCTAGCCGTTTCCCCCGGACAAAATCTGAGCTTCATTGGCGGTACTATTGTCAGTACCGGGAACCTTTCTGCGCCCCAAGGAGAAATTAATCTGATTGCGGTTCCGGGGGAAAATGTTGTCAGAATTAGTCAAAAAGACCATATTCTAAGTTTAGAAATCCCCCTGCCTTCAGATCCAAATTCAATCGCGCCTTTAAGCCTTCCTCAACTATTAACTGGCGGACATTTAGGCAACCATGCAACCAAATTTAGCCTAACTCCTAATGGGGAAGTGCAACTGACAGGTTCGGGCATTCTAATTGAAAGGGGAGATGTAATCGTTTCTCGCAGTTCTGTTGCTGCTCAAACAGCCCATTTCTTGGCTAGCAACCATTTGAAACTCAGTGAAAGTCACATTCAAACCACTGGAAACTTAACCTTATTTGCCAATCAAGTTATTCAAATTCGCGATGGTTTAGAACGGTCTTTTCTGGCGAATGCTGGAGGAAATCTCATCCTTCAAGGCAACCAAATGATTGATATTCTTGCCCTCAATCATCTGCAAACTCCCTTTGTCAGCGGCGGGAATTTAAGGTTAATTAGTGGCGGGATTATTTCAGGCGATGCTCAATTTCAAGCAGGGGGAAATTTTGAGCTTCTGAACTTAACAGGTGAAGGAGGAGAATTTATTAGCCTGTTCGATCCCATTATTCGCTCGAATGGCGATGTTATCTTTGGCGATTATACAGGAGTTTCCTTAAAAATTGAATCGCAAGGCAGCATTACAGGCGGCAATATTACGATTACAGCACCCGATGCGGCGGTTCCCAGTAACGATCCAGATAGTGCTTTATTGCAATCCGAAAAAGCAATCATTTTACGGGCAGGTGTTGCAGCCCTTAGCGATGTTCCTAACCTTCCACCCGAACAAGCTTCCGGAAATACAACCTTTATCCCTGGAATTCAAGCCTCTTCTCCAGGTCGTATTGTCGTTAATAATTTGAATACATCAGGAACAACCAATGGGTTAGCCAATGGAGGCCCTATTATTTTATCAGCCCCTGGAGATATCCTGATTAACAATATTAATAGTGGCTCTAATGTGGGAAATGGCGGATCGATTTTCGTTGAAAGTACCAACGGTAGCCTGCAAATTTCCGGTTTAATTAATTCTAGTTCGCAAACCGGACAGGGGGGGTCTGTCACCTTAAGGGCGCTAGGCGATATTGATATTTCTGCAATTAATGCTCAAAGTGGCAGCGCGGGTACTGGCAACAATAGCATTCAAATTAGCACGCCGGGATTGTTGCGGGCTTCGGGAACGTTTTTAGATCGAAATGGCTTTAATGTCAGCCTCTCAACCGCAGGTGGCGACACTGGGGGAAATATTCGCATCGAACATGGGGGCGGAGAAAGACAAATTCCCTTTACGGTTGGCGATCCTCAACTCAATGGTACCGCAGGCGCGATCGCCACTAGCCCAGAAAATGCAATTCTTCCTTTAGCCTCTTTCCTAGAAAGCTATTTTCAGAGCAATATTCAAATTCTGACTACCAGTTTACCGCCGACACCTCCAACCCCTCCAACCCCTCCAACTCCTCCAACCCCTCCAACCCCTCCAACTCCTCCAACTCCTCCAACCCCTCCACCCCCTCCAACCCCTCCAACCCCTCCGACACCTCCAACCCCTCCAACCCCACCAACCCCTCCAACTCCACCAACCCCTCCAACTCCTCCACCCCCTCCAACCCCACCAACCCCTCCACCCCCTCCAACCCCTCCGACACCTCCGACACCTCCAACCCCTCCAACTCCTCCGACACCTCCGACACCTCCAACCCCTCCGACACCTCCAACCCAAGTACAACAGCGCCTTTCTAGAGAATTGCAGACTTTAATTCAAGATAGCGATCGCCAACCTTTAACCCTTAGCGAGATAGATCGCCCAATCTTGCTAGAATTATTACGCAATGAAATTCGGCGGAGTTTAGCTGACGGCGACATTGCTAGGGCAATTATCCAGATTGAAACCCTGTATACCCAAGAATTAAACCAATACTTTAATCAAACCTTTGGCATAGAAATCGAATCTCTAGAACAACTCCAAAATGTTCTAAGTTCCATCGCTTCAGAACTCGGCATTCAACCTGCCATTATCTATGTCTTTTCGACTGAAGAACAACTGAACTTACTCTTACTAGCCCCCACAGGTTCTCCAGTATACGTTAGCGTACCGGAAGCCACTCGCGAAGCAGTATTAAGTCAGATTCAAGAACTCAACCTAGAAATCACTAATCCTCGCAAGCGGCGCACTACCAGCTATTTACCATCCGCCCAACAATTGCACCAATGGATTATTCAACCCTTAGAAGCCGAACTTGCAGCCAGAGGGATTGATACCTTAGTCTTTTCAATGGATGCAGGCTTGCGTTCTTTACCCGTTGCAGCCTTACATGATGGCGAACAGTTTTTAATTGAAAAGTATAGCCACAGTTTGGTTCCCAGTTTGAACTTAGTCGATACGCGCTATAGTTCCGTCCAAAATGCCCAAGTGTTAGCAATGGGGGCTTCAGAATTTCAAGAACAATCGCCCCTTCCGGCAGTTCCTGTGGAAGTCAAAACCATTGCTACCAATTTATGGCAAGGGCAAGCCTTTTTAAATCAACAATTTACCCTAGCCAATCTGCAACGCCAACGCCAACAACAACCTTTTGGAATTGTGCATTTGGCAACGCATGGCGAATTTCAACCCGGAGAACCGAGTAATTCCTATATTCAATTGTGGGATACGCGGCTGGGGTTGGATCAACTGCGCGAACTGGGATGGGATAATCCGCCTTTAGATTTGTTAGTGTTAAGTGCATGTCGGATGGCATTAGGCGATCGCAATGCGGAGTTAGGGTTTGCCGGGTTTGCCGTCCAAGCGGGCGTTAAAACGGCGATCGCCAGTCTCTGGTATGTTAGCGATGAGGGAACTTTGGGGCTAATGACCGAGTTTTATCAACAACTCAAAACCGCCCCGATTAAATCAGAAGCCCTCAGACGCGCCCAGTTAGCGTTATTGCGAGGCGATGTCCGTTTAGAATCTGCCCAAGTCGTAGGGTTAAGTTCGGGCGCAAATCTCCCCCTACCGCCAGAAAGCGGGACTTTAAGCGATCGCAATCTCTCCCATCCTTATTATTGGGCCGCTTTTACCATGATTGGCAGCCCTTGGTGA